The following proteins are encoded in a genomic region of Sebastes fasciatus isolate fSebFas1 chromosome 12, fSebFas1.pri, whole genome shotgun sequence:
- the dek gene encoding protein DEK isoform X3, which yields MSDVAEEAMDSSAVSEEEVEDQQETSQEDQSSLNKSSSKISGEIIEGKRAKKTVERLDFQAPKQMEKLKIGDGSGDKLGDIPRTGHQITKMKQADLKPLHAILFDRPGKMATLKKNLRLFNGFPFDADSEQYTKKREKLLKNSNFTNTKLKVVCGVLDLEKKGTHSDLVDRILTFLIAPKNSGKRLSVKKKRKSKKKLSGDDSTASSKKKSKPKPRSSSSSPKKSKTGSKSKAIVMDSSSDEDEDEEDEKAGASAEAEGSDTEDKPSEKEEDQSDQSEESANEEEEEEEEEEEEEKEDEDDESPKSKSGRGKTASKKSAPVKRQRTPAKKTGPPKKRAKKEVSDESKSESESDVDSEGDKKPKKKKSTPVKPAAKTKKADSSSNIKKNANTAEDSSDDDEPLIKMIKKSPTNEHLKETVQSLLKEADLEEMTMKQICQRVFDTYPDHDLTSKKDYIKQTVKSLIT from the exons ATGAGTGACGTGGCGGAGGAAGCGATGGACAGCTCTGCGGTGTCAGAGGAAGAAGTGGAGGACCAGCAGGAGACGTCACAGGAAGACCAGTCGAGTCTGAACAAAAGCAGCTCCAAAATATCTG gtGAAATCATTGAGGGCAAGCGGGCAAAGAAGACGGTCGAGAGGCTCGATTTTCAGGCACCAAAGCAAATGGAGAAGCTCAAGATTGGAGATG GTAGCGGCGATAAATTAGGAGACATTCCACGCACCGGTCACCAGATCACCAAGATGAAGCAAGCTGACCTTAAACCTCTGCACGCCATTTTGTTCGACAGACCAGGAAAG atgGCCACATTAAAGAAGAACTTGCGTCTGTTTAACGGCTTTCCTTTTGACGCGGACAGCGAACAGTACACCAAAAAACGAGAAAAACTTCTCAA GAATTCAAATTTTACCAACACCAAACTAAAGGTTGTCTGTGGTGTTTTGGATTTGGAGAAGAAAGGAACCCACTCAGATCTGGTCGACAGGATCTTGACTTTCCTCATCGCACCGAAAAACAGTGGGAAG CGTCTGTCCgtgaagaaaaagaggaaatcaAAGAAGAAGCTGTCAGGCGACGACTCAACGGCCAGCTCCAAGAAGAAGAGCAAACCCAAACCCAGGAGCTCGTCGTCCAGTCCCAAGAAATCCAAAACAGGAAGCAAGTCCAAAGCCATTGTCATGGACTCCAGTAGCGAcgaggatgaagatgaggaagatGAAAAGGCGGGGGCTTCAGCTGAGGCTGAGGGATCAGATACAGAGGACAAACCgtcagagaaagaggaggaccAGTCTGACCAGTCAGAGGAGTCTGcaaacgaagaagaagaagaagaagaagaagaagaagaagaggagaaggaagatgaagatgatgag TCTCCCAAATCAAAGTCAGGCAGAGGGAAGACGGCTTCCAAGAAATCGGCACCAGTGAAAAGACAGAGGACACCAGCGAAGAAGACGGGTCCTCCTAAAAAGAGAGCGAAGAAAGAAGTTTCAGATGAGTCCAAATCTGAGTCCGAATCTGACGTCGACAGTGAAGGTGACAAGAAG CCCAAAAAGAAGAAATCAACTCCAGTCAAACCTGCTGCCAAAACCAAGAAAGCCGACAGTAGCAGCAACATCAAAAAAAACGCAAACACAG cagaGGACAGTTCAGACGACGACGAGCCGCTCATCAAGATGATCAAGAAATCGCCGACTAACGAGCATCTGAAAGAGACGGTACAGAGTCTGCTGAAGGAGGCCGACCTGGAGGAGATGACCATGAAACAGATCTGCCAGAGG gtgTTTGACACCTACCCAGACCACGACCTGACCAGCAAAAAGGACTACATCAAACAGACCGTCAAATCT CTCATCACATGA
- the dek gene encoding protein DEK isoform X1 — protein MSDVAEEAMDSSAVSEEEVEDQQETSQEDQSSLNKSSSKISGEIIEGKRAKKTVERLDFQAPKQMEKLKIGDGSGDKLGDIPRTGHQITKMKQADLKPLHAILFDRPGKMATLKKNLRLFNGFPFDADSEQYTKKREKLLKNSNFTNTKLKVVCGVLDLEKKGTHSDLVDRILTFLIAPKNSGKRLSVKKKRKSKKKLSGDDSTASSKKKSKPKPRSSSSSPKKSKTGSKSKAIVMDSSSDEDEDEEDEKAGASAEAEGSDTEDKPSEKEEDQSDQSEESANEEEEEEEEEEEEEKEDEDDESPKSKSGRGKTASKKSAPVKRQRTPAKKTGPPKKRAKKEVSDESKSESESDVDSEGDKKPKKKKSTPVKPAAKTKKADSSSNIKKNANTAEDSSDDDEPLIKMIKKSPTNEHLKETVQSLLKEADLEEMTMKQICQRVFDTYPDHDLTSKKDYIKQTVKSVSTHTLHSAQRD, from the exons ATGAGTGACGTGGCGGAGGAAGCGATGGACAGCTCTGCGGTGTCAGAGGAAGAAGTGGAGGACCAGCAGGAGACGTCACAGGAAGACCAGTCGAGTCTGAACAAAAGCAGCTCCAAAATATCTG gtGAAATCATTGAGGGCAAGCGGGCAAAGAAGACGGTCGAGAGGCTCGATTTTCAGGCACCAAAGCAAATGGAGAAGCTCAAGATTGGAGATG GTAGCGGCGATAAATTAGGAGACATTCCACGCACCGGTCACCAGATCACCAAGATGAAGCAAGCTGACCTTAAACCTCTGCACGCCATTTTGTTCGACAGACCAGGAAAG atgGCCACATTAAAGAAGAACTTGCGTCTGTTTAACGGCTTTCCTTTTGACGCGGACAGCGAACAGTACACCAAAAAACGAGAAAAACTTCTCAA GAATTCAAATTTTACCAACACCAAACTAAAGGTTGTCTGTGGTGTTTTGGATTTGGAGAAGAAAGGAACCCACTCAGATCTGGTCGACAGGATCTTGACTTTCCTCATCGCACCGAAAAACAGTGGGAAG CGTCTGTCCgtgaagaaaaagaggaaatcaAAGAAGAAGCTGTCAGGCGACGACTCAACGGCCAGCTCCAAGAAGAAGAGCAAACCCAAACCCAGGAGCTCGTCGTCCAGTCCCAAGAAATCCAAAACAGGAAGCAAGTCCAAAGCCATTGTCATGGACTCCAGTAGCGAcgaggatgaagatgaggaagatGAAAAGGCGGGGGCTTCAGCTGAGGCTGAGGGATCAGATACAGAGGACAAACCgtcagagaaagaggaggaccAGTCTGACCAGTCAGAGGAGTCTGcaaacgaagaagaagaagaagaagaagaagaagaagaagaggagaaggaagatgaagatgatgag TCTCCCAAATCAAAGTCAGGCAGAGGGAAGACGGCTTCCAAGAAATCGGCACCAGTGAAAAGACAGAGGACACCAGCGAAGAAGACGGGTCCTCCTAAAAAGAGAGCGAAGAAAGAAGTTTCAGATGAGTCCAAATCTGAGTCCGAATCTGACGTCGACAGTGAAGGTGACAAGAAG CCCAAAAAGAAGAAATCAACTCCAGTCAAACCTGCTGCCAAAACCAAGAAAGCCGACAGTAGCAGCAACATCAAAAAAAACGCAAACACAG cagaGGACAGTTCAGACGACGACGAGCCGCTCATCAAGATGATCAAGAAATCGCCGACTAACGAGCATCTGAAAGAGACGGTACAGAGTCTGCTGAAGGAGGCCGACCTGGAGGAGATGACCATGAAACAGATCTGCCAGAGG gtgTTTGACACCTACCCAGACCACGACCTGACCAGCAAAAAGGACTACATCAAACAGACCGTCAAATCTGTGAGTACACACACCCTTCACAGCGCCCAGAGGGATTAG
- the dek gene encoding protein DEK isoform X2, with protein MSDVAEEAMDSSAVSEEEVEDQQETSQEDQSSLNKSSSKISGEIIEGKRAKKTVERLDFQAPKQMEKLKIGDGSGDKLGDIPRTGHQITKMKQADLKPLHAILFDRPGKMATLKKNLRLFNGFPFDADSEQYTKKREKLLKNSNFTNTKLKVVCGVLDLEKKGTHSDLVDRILTFLIAPKNSGKRLSVKKKRKSKKKLSGDDSTASSKKKSKPKPRSSSSSPKKSKTGSKSKAIVMDSSSDEDEDEEDEKAGASAEAEGSDTEDKPSEKEEDQSDQSEESANEEEEEEEEEEEEEKEDEDDESPKSKSGRGKTASKKSAPVKRQRTPAKKTGPPKKRAKKEVSDESKSESESDVDSEGDKKPKKKKSTPVKPAAKTKKADSSSNIKKNANTEDSSDDDEPLIKMIKKSPTNEHLKETVQSLLKEADLEEMTMKQICQRVFDTYPDHDLTSKKDYIKQTVKSVSTHTLHSAQRD; from the exons ATGAGTGACGTGGCGGAGGAAGCGATGGACAGCTCTGCGGTGTCAGAGGAAGAAGTGGAGGACCAGCAGGAGACGTCACAGGAAGACCAGTCGAGTCTGAACAAAAGCAGCTCCAAAATATCTG gtGAAATCATTGAGGGCAAGCGGGCAAAGAAGACGGTCGAGAGGCTCGATTTTCAGGCACCAAAGCAAATGGAGAAGCTCAAGATTGGAGATG GTAGCGGCGATAAATTAGGAGACATTCCACGCACCGGTCACCAGATCACCAAGATGAAGCAAGCTGACCTTAAACCTCTGCACGCCATTTTGTTCGACAGACCAGGAAAG atgGCCACATTAAAGAAGAACTTGCGTCTGTTTAACGGCTTTCCTTTTGACGCGGACAGCGAACAGTACACCAAAAAACGAGAAAAACTTCTCAA GAATTCAAATTTTACCAACACCAAACTAAAGGTTGTCTGTGGTGTTTTGGATTTGGAGAAGAAAGGAACCCACTCAGATCTGGTCGACAGGATCTTGACTTTCCTCATCGCACCGAAAAACAGTGGGAAG CGTCTGTCCgtgaagaaaaagaggaaatcaAAGAAGAAGCTGTCAGGCGACGACTCAACGGCCAGCTCCAAGAAGAAGAGCAAACCCAAACCCAGGAGCTCGTCGTCCAGTCCCAAGAAATCCAAAACAGGAAGCAAGTCCAAAGCCATTGTCATGGACTCCAGTAGCGAcgaggatgaagatgaggaagatGAAAAGGCGGGGGCTTCAGCTGAGGCTGAGGGATCAGATACAGAGGACAAACCgtcagagaaagaggaggaccAGTCTGACCAGTCAGAGGAGTCTGcaaacgaagaagaagaagaagaagaagaagaagaagaagaggagaaggaagatgaagatgatgag TCTCCCAAATCAAAGTCAGGCAGAGGGAAGACGGCTTCCAAGAAATCGGCACCAGTGAAAAGACAGAGGACACCAGCGAAGAAGACGGGTCCTCCTAAAAAGAGAGCGAAGAAAGAAGTTTCAGATGAGTCCAAATCTGAGTCCGAATCTGACGTCGACAGTGAAGGTGACAAGAAG CCCAAAAAGAAGAAATCAACTCCAGTCAAACCTGCTGCCAAAACCAAGAAAGCCGACAGTAGCAGCAACATCAAAAAAAACGCAAACACAG aGGACAGTTCAGACGACGACGAGCCGCTCATCAAGATGATCAAGAAATCGCCGACTAACGAGCATCTGAAAGAGACGGTACAGAGTCTGCTGAAGGAGGCCGACCTGGAGGAGATGACCATGAAACAGATCTGCCAGAGG gtgTTTGACACCTACCCAGACCACGACCTGACCAGCAAAAAGGACTACATCAAACAGACCGTCAAATCTGTGAGTACACACACCCTTCACAGCGCCCAGAGGGATTAG